A genomic window from Oceanobacillus timonensis includes:
- a CDS encoding mannitol-1-phosphate 5-dehydrogenase, whose product MKAVHFGAGNIGRGFIGLLLDQSGYEVSFVDVNAEITDAMNQDEAYQVHFADDNSDSVTVQHITGINSIKNPDAVTNAITTADIITTAVGPNILPVVAKAIAKGLAERVDRNRKILPVIACENMIGGSTLLKKHVYQEMDGIELEDFDAFFRFPDAAVDRIVPNQMNKNILDVRVEPYYEWVVEKAFIQDALPDIQGITYVDDLGPYIERKLFTVNTGHAATAYLGNYYNYETIDQALQDKSILHMLSGALKESGQALIEAYGFDPKAHHAYIQTIIGRFQNPYITDEVKRVARGPLRKLGPEDRFIRPASMYLECASVAPKYLSKAMAAALLFDSKEDEEAAQLQTMIKEKGVAATFAEISRLEQDHPITKAVLTEYKQMC is encoded by the coding sequence ATGAAAGCTGTTCATTTTGGTGCAGGAAATATCGGCAGAGGCTTTATTGGACTTTTACTGGACCAGTCTGGATATGAAGTCAGCTTTGTTGATGTTAATGCGGAAATTACTGATGCAATGAATCAAGATGAGGCTTATCAAGTTCATTTTGCAGATGATAACAGCGATTCTGTCACGGTGCAACATATTACAGGGATAAATAGTATAAAAAATCCGGATGCTGTGACAAATGCGATAACAACAGCAGATATTATTACGACCGCAGTTGGTCCGAACATCTTGCCTGTGGTCGCGAAAGCTATTGCGAAAGGACTCGCCGAAAGGGTGGATAGAAACCGGAAGATACTGCCAGTGATTGCCTGTGAAAATATGATTGGCGGGAGTACATTATTAAAAAAGCATGTCTATCAGGAAATGGACGGGATAGAGCTGGAAGATTTTGATGCGTTCTTTCGTTTTCCAGATGCCGCGGTAGACCGGATTGTTCCTAATCAAATGAATAAAAACATCTTGGACGTTCGAGTGGAGCCATATTATGAATGGGTTGTGGAAAAAGCATTTATTCAAGATGCATTGCCTGATATCCAGGGAATCACCTATGTTGATGACCTTGGTCCATATATTGAAAGAAAGCTGTTCACCGTCAATACAGGGCATGCAGCAACAGCATATTTAGGAAATTATTATAACTATGAAACGATTGATCAAGCTTTACAAGACAAGTCGATTCTTCATATGCTAAGCGGCGCATTAAAGGAGTCAGGGCAGGCTTTAATCGAAGCTTATGGATTTGACCCAAAAGCTCATCATGCCTATATTCAAACAATCATTGGCCGCTTCCAAAATCCGTATATTACGGATGAAGTAAAACGTGTTGCCAGAGGACCGCTTCGTAAACTTGGACCGGAAGACCGCTTTATACGTCCGGCTAGCATGTATTTGGAATGCGCCTCTGTTGCGCCGAAATATTTATCCAAGGCCATGGCAGCAGCATTATTATTTGATAGTAAGGAAGATGAAGAGGCTGCACAGCTGCAAACGATGATTAAGGAAAAAGGCGTAGCAGCAACATTTGCCGAGATTAGCAGATTAGAGCAAGATCATCCGATTACGAAAGCAGTACTTACGGAATATAAACAGATGTGCTGA
- a CDS encoding HAD family hydrolase, protein MTYRALFLDIDGTILQPDHTYTPSTQEAIRQAKEAGLEVFLCTGRPFVDIQKLTTDFEITSSITYNGAYALYQDDVIFNAPMKKEDVEKMVAIAGQSESELVLYTTENNYFTSLSNPHVEDFNEVFQLYQNKLFTTDVADKIVSASAINVAKDQVKDFEITDDYHLTKVNVPHASESYDVLRASVNKGVAIKQMLQHLNISPSEIIAFGDGMNDKEMLQFAGTGIAMGNADARLMEYADFQTTSVTDSGIFNGLKKLGLVN, encoded by the coding sequence ATGACTTATCGCGCACTATTTTTAGATATTGACGGAACGATCTTGCAGCCTGACCATACCTACACCCCTTCCACGCAGGAAGCGATTCGACAAGCAAAAGAAGCAGGCTTGGAAGTTTTTTTATGTACAGGCAGACCATTTGTGGACATTCAAAAGTTAACCACTGATTTTGAAATCACATCTTCTATCACTTATAACGGTGCCTACGCGCTTTATCAGGATGATGTTATTTTTAACGCGCCAATGAAGAAAGAAGATGTGGAGAAGATGGTAGCTATTGCCGGACAAAGTGAAAGTGAACTTGTTCTCTACACAACAGAAAATAATTACTTCACTTCATTATCCAATCCACATGTGGAAGATTTTAATGAAGTATTTCAGCTGTATCAAAATAAATTATTCACAACCGACGTAGCTGATAAAATTGTTTCTGCTTCTGCTATTAATGTTGCAAAAGATCAGGTGAAAGACTTTGAAATCACAGATGATTATCATCTGACAAAAGTAAATGTTCCACATGCCAGCGAATCCTACGATGTGCTTCGGGCTTCTGTCAATAAAGGGGTTGCTATTAAGCAAATGCTGCAGCACTTGAACATCTCCCCTTCAGAAATCATTGCTTTTGGAGACGGGATGAATGATAAAGAAATGCTCCAATTTGCCGGTACTGGTATTGCCATGGGCAATGCGGATGCAAGATTAATGGAATATGCTGATTTTCAAACAACGTCTGTAACGGATTCAGGGATTTTTAACGGATTGAAAAAATTAGGCTTGGTGAATTAA